A window from bacterium encodes these proteins:
- a CDS encoding SpoIIE family protein phosphatase, whose product MKEPLPQNPVARELDERLVELQSLFEMSQVLNSSLQLRTTLNNLLLTPMGRMMISRGVVLVAQDNHLFELAALKGLPRSLAGKKIAFTGEMSEPLAVTELAPGNEPLRSFFEEHRISLIIPILSVQRTVGIMGLGPKLGGIAFTPSEVEYLISLSNIASSAIENALMYQKLELVNRQLDKKVQELRTLFEIGKELNATLERERIVNLLIYAVMGELVVSRCYLFLRGEEGLALCAARGLRVDDQTRQELSAPAVLTVLNRIENVTAVDAQQTPAGLEILGAHQLRLLVPMKIQEETRGLLAIGDKITQQPFQSDEVEFLSTLCNLAMISIENARLFEEALEKERIEEELNIARDIQQRLLPHECPHYEGCEIYGLNIPTRQVGGDYFDCIEIDADNVAVTIADVSGKGVPASLLMSSLHAGLHNLVTPGGDIPAMVGRLNNFIQANTGFDKFITFFYGEFDLRHQVFRYVNAGHNLPYLFHADGTIERLETGGLLLGMLPNMPYESEQIALRKGDLLFLFTDGVTEAKNAADEDFEESGLEAVLKPALDLPLRDLLDRVVEAVRTHCTGMPQSDDLTMMAVRWLI is encoded by the coding sequence GTGAAAGAACCGCTCCCGCAAAATCCTGTGGCCCGTGAGCTGGATGAGCGCCTGGTTGAGTTGCAGTCTCTCTTCGAGATGAGTCAGGTCCTCAATTCCTCTCTACAGCTGCGCACCACCCTCAATAACCTCCTGCTGACTCCGATGGGGCGCATGATGATCAGTCGCGGTGTCGTTCTGGTGGCCCAGGACAACCATCTCTTCGAACTCGCCGCGCTCAAGGGGCTGCCTCGCTCCCTCGCCGGCAAAAAGATCGCCTTCACCGGCGAGATGAGCGAACCCCTGGCCGTGACCGAACTCGCTCCAGGCAACGAGCCGCTTAGATCCTTCTTCGAAGAACACAGAATCAGCCTCATTATCCCCATCCTCAGCGTCCAGCGCACGGTAGGCATCATGGGGCTCGGACCCAAGCTCGGCGGCATCGCCTTCACACCCTCCGAGGTCGAGTACCTGATCTCGCTTTCCAACATCGCCTCCTCTGCCATCGAAAACGCCCTGATGTACCAGAAACTGGAGCTGGTCAATCGGCAACTGGACAAAAAGGTGCAGGAGCTGCGAACTCTCTTCGAAATCGGCAAGGAACTCAATGCCACGCTGGAGCGGGAGCGCATCGTCAATCTGCTCATCTATGCAGTAATGGGTGAACTGGTCGTCAGCCGGTGTTATCTCTTTTTACGCGGGGAGGAGGGACTGGCTCTATGCGCAGCCCGCGGGTTGCGGGTTGATGACCAGACCCGCCAGGAACTCTCCGCTCCTGCGGTCCTGACCGTTCTGAACCGGATCGAGAATGTCACCGCCGTCGATGCGCAGCAGACGCCTGCCGGACTAGAGATCCTCGGGGCGCACCAGCTCAGGCTGCTGGTACCGATGAAGATCCAGGAGGAGACCCGCGGTCTTCTCGCCATCGGCGACAAAATTACCCAGCAGCCCTTCCAGTCCGATGAGGTTGAGTTTCTTTCGACTCTTTGCAACCTCGCCATGATCTCCATCGAAAACGCACGGCTCTTCGAAGAGGCCCTTGAAAAAGAGCGCATCGAGGAAGAACTCAATATCGCCCGCGATATCCAGCAGCGGCTCCTACCTCACGAGTGCCCCCATTATGAAGGATGTGAGATCTACGGTCTGAATATACCGACGCGCCAGGTTGGTGGAGATTATTTTGACTGCATCGAGATCGATGCCGACAACGTCGCCGTAACCATCGCCGATGTCTCCGGCAAGGGCGTACCTGCCTCGCTCCTGATGTCTTCTCTCCACGCCGGATTACACAATCTGGTGACTCCCGGCGGGGATATCCCCGCCATGGTCGGCCGACTCAACAATTTCATCCAGGCCAACACCGGTTTCGACAAGTTCATCACCTTTTTTTATGGCGAATTCGATTTGCGGCATCAGGTCTTCAGATATGTCAACGCGGGACACAACTTGCCCTATCTTTTTCATGCGGATGGAACAATCGAACGCCTCGAAACCGGCGGACTTTTACTCGGCATGCTCCCGAATATGCCCTACGAGAGTGAGCAAATTGCGTTGCGGAAGGGGGACCTCCTTTTTCTTTTCACCGACGGCGTCACCGAGGCCAAGAATGCCGCGGACGAGGATTTCGAGGAGTCGGGTCTGGAGGCTGTACTCAAACCGGCTCTTGATTTACCACTGCGGGATCTGCTTGATCGCGTGGTCGAGGCGGTGCGCACCCATTGCACCGGCATGCCGCAATCCGATGATCTCACGATGATGGCGGTCCGATGGCTGATCTGA
- a CDS encoding ATP-binding protein: MPKEKIEYKLRIPSQTENLELIRFFVGKVAEKVGFVEDDVGKIELAVDEACTNVIKHAYTDTTRDKTLDVAICIDYRKLTLVVTDHGKGFNPDSIRPPDMKEYLAELRVGGLGIFLMRTLMDEVDYDIKPGVRNQVRMVKYLINRKSSKVINS, from the coding sequence ATGCCAAAAGAAAAAATTGAATACAAGCTGCGCATTCCCAGTCAGACCGAGAACCTGGAGTTAATCCGATTCTTTGTTGGCAAAGTCGCCGAAAAGGTGGGCTTTGTGGAGGATGATGTCGGCAAAATCGAACTGGCCGTGGACGAGGCCTGTACCAATGTCATAAAGCATGCCTATACGGACACCACACGCGACAAGACCCTCGATGTCGCAATCTGTATTGATTACCGCAAACTGACCCTGGTGGTCACCGACCATGGCAAGGGATTCAATCCTGATTCCATCCGGCCTCCGGATATGAAGGAGTATCTGGCTGAACTTCGCGTCGGAGGCCTTGGCATCTTTTTGATGCGGACGTTGATGGATGAGGTCGATTATGACATCAAACCCGGCGTGCGCAATCAGGTACGGATGGTAAAATATCTGATCAATCGTAAAAGCTCGAAAGTCATCAACTCATGA
- a CDS encoding STAS domain-containing protein, producing MENFKVVRQDGVDLTTLKIIGFLDAHTAPMLEEAIQKLIDDQKVNILVDFKELNYISSAGLGVFMGFIEEVRSRNGDIKMCSMSPKIYRVFDLLGFPTIYQIFDKQDEAAAMFLKDSAAASDE from the coding sequence ATGGAGAATTTTAAAGTAGTGCGCCAGGATGGAGTTGACCTTACGACGCTTAAAATCATCGGTTTTCTCGATGCCCATACCGCACCGATGCTCGAAGAGGCAATCCAGAAGCTGATTGACGATCAAAAGGTCAACATCCTGGTCGACTTCAAGGAACTGAATTACATCAGCAGCGCCGGACTCGGGGTCTTCATGGGATTCATCGAAGAAGTTAGAAGCCGAAACGGCGACATCAAGATGTGCAGCATGTCTCCCAAAATCTACCGCGTTTTTGATTTGTTGGGTTTCCCGACGATTTACCAGATCTTCGATAAACAGGATGAAGCGGCGGCGATGTTCCTGAAGGATTCGGCCGCCGCTTCGGATGAGTGA
- a CDS encoding SpoIIE family protein phosphatase yields the protein MKRFGNISLILPLVLFLCGVVIDLNLLGGLFDNAPLRYLREGLITLALILSLPIIYSQRWASDRNIVRGLRSLFALILGTFLLLLFSDLEPFAAESISTGHNVLYGSMVTYLILTAWTLFSTLFVLVILGTLRNLIFIKQKKNTALHFLLLMLVLVFYAILSVFTIGDLTVRFSYKLSGENIGYILLFLVINLMVLNSFRVGWLNFLNRRQKLTLFWGGLVLVPVEWLLYMKYHTSNPAALFSPVLGRFVDLGFLFLSIYITMAFIALISRLPTATLLDRQYKQLSSLHSLSRAISSEFDLTRLAETTVDLALQVTESDSSWLTLISAKGEDRLAAARNLSPDELATGVPQPIAAWGLAQLQPKLINQVGKSTLNVPLSVWKRDVQSVIAVPLKSAEEAVGCLYVAKHIEYGFEQDDLDMLRAFSEQVVIAIRNARLVESSLVRERLEEELRIAHNAQMKLLPKKMPQLPGLEIEAVCITANEVGGDYYDFFPIDANRLGLVIGDVSGKGASAAFIMAELKGIMEALAPKNDSPKSLLLAANETLYRNIDRNIFVSLIYGIIDARDRLFRFCRAGQCPILLATCEAAEVQVLRPSGMGLGLDGGSAFAGAIEEIQRPIRPGDTYLFYTDGAEEARNPRGEEFTEIRLVALFQRHHQKGPHEIIDRLVAEINAFAGSARSHDDLTFLVVKAV from the coding sequence ATGAAGCGCTTTGGCAACATATCGCTGATCCTTCCGCTTGTTCTTTTCCTCTGCGGCGTTGTTATAGATCTCAACCTGCTTGGCGGCCTGTTTGACAATGCCCCTTTGCGCTATCTCCGGGAGGGTCTGATCACCCTGGCTTTGATCCTCTCCCTGCCGATCATCTACAGTCAGCGTTGGGCCTCGGACCGCAATATCGTTCGCGGACTGCGGTCGCTCTTTGCCCTGATCCTGGGGACCTTTCTGCTGCTTCTTTTCTCCGATCTCGAACCCTTTGCTGCCGAGAGCATCAGCACCGGACATAATGTCCTTTATGGCAGCATGGTCACCTACCTTATTCTGACGGCCTGGACCCTTTTTTCGACCCTTTTCGTATTGGTGATTCTGGGGACACTGCGCAATCTGATCTTCATCAAGCAGAAAAAGAATACCGCGCTCCATTTCCTGCTGCTGATGCTGGTTCTGGTTTTCTATGCCATCCTCAGTGTCTTTACAATCGGCGATTTGACGGTTCGTTTTTCATATAAACTGAGCGGCGAAAACATCGGCTATATCCTGCTCTTTCTCGTGATCAATCTGATGGTGCTCAATTCGTTTCGCGTTGGCTGGCTTAATTTTCTCAACCGCAGACAAAAGCTGACCCTTTTCTGGGGCGGTCTGGTTCTCGTGCCCGTCGAATGGCTCCTCTATATGAAGTACCATACCTCCAATCCTGCGGCCCTTTTCAGCCCGGTGCTCGGCCGCTTTGTCGACCTGGGCTTTCTTTTCCTCTCCATTTATATCACCATGGCTTTTATTGCCTTGATTTCCCGGCTTCCGACTGCCACTCTGCTCGATCGGCAATATAAACAGCTCTCTTCCCTGCACTCCCTGAGCCGTGCGATCAGCTCAGAGTTCGATCTCACCCGCCTGGCCGAGACCACTGTTGATCTGGCTTTGCAGGTAACCGAGTCCGACAGCAGCTGGTTGACCCTGATTAGCGCCAAGGGCGAGGACCGCCTGGCCGCTGCGCGAAATCTCTCCCCGGACGAACTGGCCACCGGTGTGCCGCAGCCGATCGCGGCATGGGGGTTGGCGCAGCTACAGCCCAAACTCATCAATCAGGTTGGAAAAAGCACTCTGAATGTCCCCTTGAGCGTCTGGAAACGGGACGTCCAGTCGGTCATCGCGGTCCCGCTCAAGAGCGCGGAAGAGGCTGTTGGCTGTCTCTATGTGGCCAAGCACATCGAATACGGCTTTGAGCAGGATGACCTCGATATGCTCCGGGCCTTCAGTGAACAGGTTGTCATCGCCATTCGTAACGCCCGCCTTGTCGAATCCTCCCTCGTGCGGGAGCGGCTTGAGGAGGAGTTGCGCATTGCCCATAACGCCCAGATGAAACTATTGCCTAAAAAGATGCCGCAGCTGCCAGGACTGGAGATCGAAGCGGTCTGCATCACAGCCAACGAGGTGGGCGGAGATTACTATGATTTTTTTCCGATCGACGCAAATCGTCTTGGTCTGGTGATCGGCGACGTTTCCGGCAAGGGGGCCTCGGCAGCATTTATAATGGCGGAATTGAAGGGCATTATGGAAGCGCTTGCTCCCAAAAATGATTCGCCGAAATCGCTGTTGCTCGCTGCGAACGAGACCCTGTACCGCAACATTGACCGCAATATCTTCGTCAGTTTAATCTACGGAATAATCGATGCCCGCGACCGGCTGTTCCGTTTTTGCCGGGCGGGGCAATGCCCGATCTTGCTGGCCACCTGCGAAGCCGCGGAGGTGCAGGTTCTGCGGCCGTCGGGAATGGGCCTGGGGCTGGATGGGGGCTCTGCCTTTGCAGGCGCCATCGAGGAGATACAAAGGCCCATCCGGCCTGGTGATACCTACCTGTTCTATACCGACGGCGCTGAAGAAGCCCGCAATCCGCGCGGCGAAGAGTTCACCGAGATCCGCCTGGTGGCGCTGTTCCAGCGCCACCACCAGAAGGGGCCACACGAGATCATCGATCGTCTGGTGGCCGAGATCAACGCTTTCGCCGGGTCCGCCCGTTCCCATGATGATTTGACCTTTTTGGTCGTGAAAGCTGTTTAG
- a CDS encoding PP2C family protein-serine/threonine phosphatase, translated as MTSEKKGYHWPMLLGVALTGALVFALFAPRILSVLPRQVALNRNEALKTAARQLSSFGLQPDEYRPDVTMQVRRDLIQYIESQYQPTERDSALRQLPAYTWQISWTRPEDFELAPGRTTKSAASSFKQFVLQIDLYGKPVAFWSELSKESLGVNLTDSMARVLADSSLRKAMGSEFGKYTLARSSSNKLDSYTEHQFTYTRSEPVCGLQQQLNIVISGTLVSKFARQYNPPVTSSSWQNGRALQLFPFILLMIGLSLIYLAQLIRRLRNDSINFRYALIPALMASGLTILMILLDPDHRDMTTLIFSTAVSAFMVGMAMLLAVAVGESSARSLSGEKLLNLDAMLRGQVRHRALAEALLHGLSYGLGLAGLISLLLTTASLFSTVSLAEWAAELHREGSSNPFLFSILRVLDEVLWYQFALVLASVSLLAKWLPRPNWAAPLFGLMAGIGLHDSIHLPSQPLAVNLLIGVVMGLVYAAIYLRYDFIAVITTHFTFAALFAAARLITLGHPTFWYSGLFLLAPLLGLVVFAAWAWPVYLSREQLRNYVPRQAIKMVENERLKRELEIARRVQMSFLPKGNPRLQGLEIASACVPASEVGGDYFDFIDLGGNRLGFAIGDVSGKGVSAAFYMTLTKGFLRSLSRTTWSPAQILIEMNRLFYENVDRGHFISLIFGVLDLTAQKMTVARAGHDPILWYRPQDDFFKRLLPPGIALGLEPGEIFDDIIKEECIAVQPGDLFVLYTDGFSEAMNQYANEFSEERLVQSIRRCADLPAEEILVKIKTQVAHFVGHSPQHDDMTMIIMRILPT; from the coding sequence ATGACCAGCGAGAAGAAAGGATACCATTGGCCGATGCTGCTGGGGGTTGCATTGACCGGTGCTTTGGTCTTCGCTCTCTTTGCGCCCCGCATCCTCTCCGTCTTGCCGCGCCAGGTTGCCCTCAATCGCAACGAGGCCCTCAAGACCGCTGCGCGGCAGCTTTCCTCCTTCGGGTTGCAACCCGATGAGTATCGCCCCGATGTAACGATGCAGGTTCGCCGGGATCTGATTCAGTACATCGAGAGCCAGTATCAGCCAACAGAACGCGATTCCGCTTTGCGCCAGCTGCCGGCGTATACCTGGCAGATCAGCTGGACGCGTCCTGAGGATTTCGAACTGGCGCCTGGCCGCACCACCAAATCCGCTGCCTCCAGTTTCAAGCAGTTTGTGCTGCAAATCGACCTTTACGGCAAGCCAGTCGCCTTCTGGTCGGAATTGAGCAAGGAAAGCCTGGGCGTCAATCTGACCGACTCTATGGCCCGCGTGCTCGCCGATTCATCCCTGCGGAAGGCTATGGGATCCGAGTTCGGCAAGTACACCCTGGCCCGATCGAGCAGCAATAAGCTCGATTCGTACACTGAACATCAGTTCACCTATACCCGCAGTGAACCGGTATGCGGATTGCAGCAGCAGCTCAATATTGTCATCAGCGGCACCCTGGTGAGCAAATTCGCCCGCCAGTATAATCCTCCGGTCACCTCCTCGTCCTGGCAAAATGGCCGGGCCTTGCAGCTTTTCCCCTTCATCCTGCTGATGATTGGCCTCAGTCTGATCTATCTGGCACAGCTGATTCGCCGACTGCGGAACGACAGCATCAATTTCCGTTACGCCCTGATACCGGCCCTGATGGCCAGCGGCTTGACCATCCTGATGATCCTGCTCGATCCGGACCATCGTGACATGACCACCCTGATATTCAGCACCGCCGTTTCGGCCTTCATGGTTGGCATGGCCATGCTGCTGGCGGTTGCGGTAGGTGAATCCTCAGCCCGTTCGCTCTCCGGTGAGAAATTGCTCAATCTTGATGCCATGCTCCGCGGTCAGGTCCGTCATCGCGCCCTCGCTGAAGCGCTGCTGCACGGCCTAAGCTATGGTCTTGGCCTCGCCGGGTTGATCTCACTCCTGTTGACGACGGCATCTCTTTTCTCAACCGTAAGTCTGGCGGAGTGGGCCGCGGAGCTGCATCGCGAAGGGAGCAGCAATCCCTTCCTTTTCAGCATTCTCCGGGTCTTGGACGAGGTACTATGGTATCAGTTCGCTCTGGTCCTGGCGTCGGTCTCCCTGCTGGCCAAATGGCTGCCGCGGCCGAACTGGGCGGCGCCGCTTTTTGGGTTGATGGCAGGCATTGGTCTGCACGATTCGATTCACCTTCCGAGCCAGCCGCTGGCGGTCAATCTCCTGATCGGCGTGGTGATGGGGCTGGTCTATGCCGCTATTTATCTGCGCTATGATTTCATCGCGGTGATCACGACCCATTTCACTTTTGCCGCTCTATTTGCTGCGGCACGGCTGATCACGCTGGGGCACCCCACCTTTTGGTACTCCGGCCTTTTTCTGCTGGCACCGTTGCTGGGCCTCGTGGTCTTTGCGGCCTGGGCCTGGCCGGTCTACTTGAGCCGGGAACAACTGCGCAACTATGTGCCGCGGCAGGCTATAAAAATGGTGGAGAACGAGCGCCTCAAACGGGAGCTGGAAATCGCACGGCGCGTGCAAATGAGCTTCTTGCCTAAGGGAAATCCTCGGCTGCAGGGTCTGGAAATTGCCAGTGCCTGCGTTCCCGCCTCGGAAGTGGGCGGGGACTATTTCGATTTTATCGACCTTGGCGGTAATCGTCTCGGTTTCGCGATCGGCGATGTCTCCGGCAAAGGTGTCTCGGCTGCATTCTATATGACGCTGACCAAAGGATTCCTCCGTTCTTTGAGCCGTACCACCTGGAGTCCCGCCCAGATTTTAATCGAGATGAACCGGCTCTTTTATGAAAATGTCGATCGCGGCCATTTTATCAGCCTCATCTTTGGCGTTCTCGATCTTACAGCCCAAAAAATGACAGTTGCCCGGGCAGGACATGACCCTATCCTCTGGTACCGGCCGCAGGATGATTTCTTCAAACGCTTGCTGCCTCCGGGCATCGCACTCGGGCTGGAGCCGGGGGAGATATTCGACGATATTATCAAGGAAGAGTGTATAGCCGTCCAGCCGGGCGATCTCTTTGTGCTGTACACCGACGGTTTTTCGGAGGCAATGAATCAGTATGCCAATGAGTTCAGCGAGGAGCGGCTCGTCCAGTCGATCCGGCGCTGTGCCGATCTCCCCGCTGAGGAGATCCTCGTCAAAATCAAAACGCAGGTGGCTCATTTCGTTGGACACTCGCCTCAGCACGACGATATGACCATGATCATCATGCGCATTCTGCCCACATAA
- the amrB gene encoding AmmeMemoRadiSam system protein B translates to MSVKWHAAGFLLSVILLPACSALHAQIRKPGVAGQFYPADPSQLRAEIEGFLKQTSAAALPGDLVGLSVSHAGYPYSGATAAAGFKAAAGKEYDLIVVLAPSHQEYFRGGSIYPGEAYDTPLGNLPIDHDAAVQLARKCDLFKLSMIGHGDKEHSLEVQLPFLQVLFKKCRILPLEIGDCSWDECETMGKALAALLKGRKSLMVASTDLYHGYSYSACKESDAATLAAFTRLDPRSLWTGLHNATYQACGGLPVVVMQVALNQRGACGARVLARTNSNDVTGERGGYVVGYAAVAYYLQEKNMNKITYAPLSIAAQKELMRLAKESIKYYLMHGALPESHSTNPELQERRGVFVTITKDGDLRGCIGMHESDKPLYQLVPDRAVAAAFDDPRFMPLQAEELDRIKIKVSVYLSNVYEATLDDFVMGKHGIILMKGGRGATYLPEVPLEAGWRSKEEEMTSLCRKAGLPPDGWKQGAQIYLYETQVFDESVLQ, encoded by the coding sequence ATGTCTGTAAAATGGCATGCAGCCGGCTTTTTGCTGTCAGTCATTCTGCTGCCGGCTTGCTCCGCACTTCACGCCCAGATTCGCAAGCCGGGTGTTGCAGGACAGTTTTATCCCGCAGACCCGTCGCAGCTGCGCGCTGAAATCGAGGGCTTCCTGAAACAGACCTCCGCTGCCGCCCTCCCCGGTGATTTGGTCGGACTCAGCGTCTCACATGCTGGCTATCCCTATTCAGGTGCCACTGCCGCAGCCGGTTTCAAGGCAGCCGCCGGAAAAGAATACGATCTGATCGTTGTTTTGGCTCCCAGCCATCAAGAGTATTTTCGGGGCGGCTCCATCTATCCCGGGGAGGCCTATGATACGCCGCTCGGAAACCTGCCCATTGATCATGACGCCGCGGTTCAGTTAGCCCGCAAGTGCGATCTTTTCAAGTTATCGATGATCGGTCATGGGGATAAGGAACATAGCCTTGAGGTCCAGCTGCCATTTTTGCAGGTTCTCTTTAAGAAATGCCGGATTTTGCCGCTGGAGATCGGTGACTGCAGCTGGGATGAATGCGAGACCATGGGCAAGGCTCTAGCAGCGCTTCTCAAAGGGCGAAAAAGCTTGATGGTAGCCAGCACCGATCTCTACCACGGCTACTCCTACAGCGCATGTAAGGAGAGCGATGCGGCAACGCTCGCTGCCTTTACGCGGCTTGACCCGCGATCGCTCTGGACGGGCTTGCATAACGCAACATATCAGGCCTGTGGCGGGTTGCCGGTGGTAGTCATGCAGGTGGCGCTTAATCAGCGCGGTGCCTGCGGAGCCAGGGTGCTCGCCCGGACCAACTCCAACGATGTCACTGGCGAGCGGGGCGGCTATGTCGTTGGGTATGCTGCAGTGGCCTATTATCTTCAGGAGAAAAACATGAACAAGATAACCTACGCTCCGCTCTCAATAGCTGCACAAAAAGAACTAATGCGGCTTGCCAAGGAAAGCATAAAGTATTACTTGATGCATGGCGCCCTTCCGGAAAGCCACAGTACCAATCCCGAACTTCAAGAACGCCGCGGCGTCTTCGTGACGATCACCAAAGACGGCGACTTGCGAGGCTGCATCGGTATGCACGAGTCCGACAAGCCTCTTTACCAATTGGTCCCCGACCGGGCTGTCGCAGCGGCTTTCGACGACCCACGCTTCATGCCGCTTCAGGCCGAAGAACTCGATCGTATCAAGATTAAAGTCTCCGTCTATTTGAGCAACGTCTATGAGGCGACTCTCGATGATTTTGTCATGGGCAAACACGGCATTATCCTGATGAAAGGCGGCCGGGGCGCTACCTATCTGCCGGAGGTGCCCCTCGAAGCCGGATGGCGGAGCAAGGAGGAGGAGATGACCAGCCTCTGCCGGAAAGCCGGCCTGCCGCCGGACGGCTGGAAACAGGGAGCGCAAATCTATCTCTACGAAACCCAGGTTTTCGATGAAAGTGTGCTCCAATAG
- the amrS gene encoding AmmeMemoRadiSam system radical SAM enzyme, producing the protein MITRRAFVGSMAGAGCWLLTGRSSTAGARPATVPEALVEARYYKKLPNRKIQCTLCPRGCLIDDLERGYCGVRENRSGTYYSLVYGRPCSIHVDPIEKKPFFHFLPARKALSLATAGCNVFCKFCQNWEISQSRPEQVESVSMPPDQVATLAVRQNCPVLAFTYNEPVVFAEYMSDIARAAGQHSLRSVMISNGYIQKEPMLDLCKILAAVKIDLKAFSERFYRELVDGQLQPVLDTLILLRQQKIWFEVVYLVLPGENDAPEEIAALCRWMIAQLGPDVPLHFTRFYPQYRMTNLPPTPIKTLQQVRNIALEAGVHFVYTGNVPGDAGENTYCPGCGKLLIGRMGYTVTENHLKSGNCPGCGRSIPGVWY; encoded by the coding sequence ATGATCACACGCAGAGCCTTCGTCGGATCCATGGCGGGTGCAGGCTGCTGGCTGCTCACGGGCCGGAGCAGCACGGCCGGTGCCCGGCCTGCTACAGTCCCAGAGGCGCTGGTAGAGGCTCGTTATTATAAAAAACTCCCCAACCGCAAGATCCAGTGCACGCTCTGCCCGCGAGGCTGTCTGATCGATGATCTTGAGCGCGGGTACTGCGGCGTTCGCGAGAATCGCAGCGGCACCTATTATAGTCTGGTATACGGACGGCCCTGCTCCATCCATGTCGATCCCATCGAAAAGAAGCCGTTCTTCCACTTTCTTCCCGCCAGAAAGGCGCTCTCGCTTGCTACCGCCGGCTGCAACGTCTTTTGCAAATTCTGCCAGAATTGGGAGATTTCACAATCCCGTCCGGAGCAGGTGGAATCGGTCTCCATGCCGCCGGATCAGGTGGCTACACTCGCCGTCCGGCAAAACTGTCCGGTCCTTGCGTTCACTTATAATGAACCGGTCGTATTTGCTGAGTATATGTCCGATATCGCCAGGGCAGCCGGACAACACAGCCTGCGCAGTGTGATGATCTCCAATGGCTACATCCAGAAAGAGCCGATGCTGGACCTCTGCAAGATCCTTGCAGCTGTCAAGATCGATCTCAAGGCTTTCAGCGAGCGGTTCTACCGTGAACTGGTTGATGGCCAGCTGCAACCTGTTCTCGATACCCTCATCCTGCTGCGCCAGCAAAAAATCTGGTTTGAGGTGGTTTACCTGGTCCTTCCCGGTGAAAATGATGCACCCGAGGAGATTGCAGCGCTCTGCCGTTGGATGATCGCCCAACTCGGCCCTGATGTACCACTTCATTTTACCCGCTTCTACCCCCAGTACCGGATGACCAATCTGCCGCCGACGCCCATAAAGACCCTACAGCAGGTACGAAACATCGCACTTGAAGCCGGCGTACACTTTGTCTATACGGGGAATGTTCCCGGAGATGCGGGAGAAAACACCTACTGCCCCGGCTGTGGCAAGCTGCTCATTGGACGAATGGGCTATACCGTGACGGAAAATCATCTCAAGTCGGGTAATTGCCCCGGTTGTGGACGCAGTATTCCCGGAGTCTGGTACTGA
- a CDS encoding DUF362 domain-containing protein produces MSSARVVLAQSPAQSRSDGTEALGIVLDRGISALTGLPAREAWKSLFSPHDVVGLKINGLAGRGISTTPALAAAVAAKLQEAGIPAGHIIVWDRLNDDLKRAGYAIAMNPDKVRCFGNDAAGYSDRLYETGMICSRLSRVVTELCSALINLPVLKDHGIVGLSAGMKNYFGAIDNPNKYHSHAGDPYVADVSRLPILRQKTRLVICDAMTAQYEGGPPYRPQWCWPLQRLILATDVVAHDQIAWQLIEEKRRSAGMPSLKEANREPRYIKSAAEAGLGIADPGRIEIHPV; encoded by the coding sequence ATGTCATCAGCCCGCGTGGTCCTTGCCCAGTCGCCTGCTCAGAGCCGTTCTGACGGTACAGAAGCGCTTGGGATAGTCCTTGATCGCGGCATCTCAGCGCTCACCGGCCTGCCGGCTCGAGAGGCCTGGAAAAGCCTCTTTTCGCCGCATGATGTGGTCGGACTCAAAATCAACGGACTCGCCGGCCGGGGCATTTCAACGACGCCGGCCCTGGCGGCTGCCGTTGCTGCCAAACTCCAGGAAGCCGGAATACCGGCCGGTCATATCATTGTCTGGGATCGGCTGAATGATGATCTCAAACGCGCCGGCTATGCCATCGCCATGAATCCGGACAAGGTCCGCTGCTTCGGGAACGACGCCGCGGGCTATTCGGACCGGCTCTACGAAACGGGGATGATTTGCAGCCGGCTATCGCGCGTCGTGACTGAATTATGCTCCGCCCTTATCAATCTGCCGGTGCTCAAAGACCATGGCATAGTCGGATTGAGCGCCGGTATGAAAAATTACTTCGGGGCCATTGATAATCCGAACAAGTACCATTCTCATGCGGGCGATCCCTATGTTGCTGATGTCAGCCGGCTGCCGATCTTGCGGCAGAAAACCAGGCTGGTGATTTGCGATGCTATGACCGCGCAATACGAAGGCGGTCCACCATATAGGCCACAGTGGTGCTGGCCCCTCCAGCGATTGATCCTTGCAACCGATGTTGTGGCTCACGACCAAATCGCTTGGCAACTGATCGAGGAGAAGCGCAGGAGTGCCGGGATGCCCTCCCTCAAGGAAGCAAACCGTGAGCCCCGCTATATCAAGAGCGCTGCCGAGGCGGGACTGGGCATCGCCGATCCCGGACGGATCGAGATCCATCCTGTCTAA